The proteins below are encoded in one region of Doryrhamphus excisus isolate RoL2022-K1 chromosome 4, RoL_Dexc_1.0, whole genome shotgun sequence:
- the tesca gene encoding tescalcin a produces the protein MGASQARPEKNQYQDLARKTGFSQEQIKNLHKRFRQLSGNEETISRGNLDSVAALANNPIKKQIIEAFFDKRNQRQDEVGSSEEIGFEEFLMVMSHFRPPTLKTSEEEREAMRKEKLRFLFNMHDTDSDGTITLAEYRKVVEELLSKSGSMGQEAARAIADAAMLEVASTNVPHMVTCNDVMLG, from the exons ATGGGAGCCTCGCAGGCGCGTCCCGAGAAGAACCAGTACCAGGACCTGGCCCGGAAAACTGGAT TTTCACAGGAACAGATTAAAAATCTCCACAAAAGATTCCGACAACTCAGCGGAAATGAGGAGACGATCAG CAGAGGAAACCTGGACAGCGTTGCGGCGCTCGCCAACAATCCCATCAAGAAGCAAATCATTGAAGCGTTCTTTGACAAAAG GAACCAGCGCCAGGACGAGGTGGGCTCCTCCGAGGAGATCGGCTTCGAGGAGTTCCTCATGGTCATGTCTCACTTTCGGCCCCCGACGCTCAAGACCTCCGAGGAGGAGAGGGAGGCCATGAGGAAGGAGAAGCTGCGCT TCTTGTTCAACATGCACGACACCGACAGCGATGGCACCATCACGCTCGCCGAGTACAGGAAG GTGGTGGAGGAGCTGCTGTCAAAAAGCGGCAGCATGGGACAGGAAGCTGCCAGGGCCATCGCGGACGCCGCCATGTTGGAAGTGGCGAGCACCAACGTGCCGCACATGGTAACGTGCAACGACGTCATGCTAGGCTag